A portion of the Leptospira broomii serovar Hurstbridge str. 5399 genome contains these proteins:
- the gspN gene encoding type II secretion system protein GspN, with amino-acid sequence MPREKIREDEAISNEEEEFLTMELEELPEEVEEEISPRFSLKQKLLLVGLGTFFFLFFSFLLFPYENIVRSAINSGPGGPSGLSFRELKVSIIFGEISAKSLEISGPSVRAKANEASIQAGLISLLRKKINGEFQISGIKLDYDGNPLGTIDSLKGFLKLDSITLPASRQSGSFQIAMPSGSRGFLPGLPELPVLDKLENFRINKLSLKSRLNQGNLDIDEFVLDTSIARFDITGNIRLSDSFGFSQLNLKVCLELERNFALEREDIVGMLALLEKSGGGKCLPITGILQKPEIKIPGLNGGPPGPPPIGPPP; translated from the coding sequence ATGCCGCGAGAGAAAATACGAGAGGACGAAGCTATTTCAAATGAGGAAGAAGAATTTCTCACTATGGAATTGGAAGAACTCCCGGAAGAGGTAGAGGAGGAGATCTCTCCACGTTTTAGCTTAAAACAAAAATTGCTCTTAGTCGGGTTAGGGACTTTTTTCTTTCTTTTCTTCTCTTTTCTATTATTTCCCTACGAAAATATAGTTCGAAGTGCAATCAACTCCGGTCCGGGAGGCCCATCGGGCTTATCTTTCAGAGAACTTAAAGTTTCTATTATATTTGGCGAAATTTCCGCAAAATCCCTGGAAATTAGCGGCCCGAGCGTTCGCGCCAAGGCCAACGAAGCAAGTATTCAAGCAGGCCTTATTTCTTTACTTCGCAAGAAGATAAACGGAGAATTTCAGATTTCGGGAATCAAACTTGATTACGACGGAAATCCTCTCGGCACGATCGATTCCTTAAAAGGTTTCTTAAAATTAGATTCCATAACTTTGCCCGCAAGCCGACAGAGCGGATCTTTTCAAATAGCGATGCCTTCCGGAAGCAGAGGATTTCTGCCAGGTTTACCGGAACTCCCTGTTCTGGATAAACTTGAGAATTTTAGAATCAATAAATTATCGCTTAAATCTAGACTGAATCAAGGGAATTTGGATATAGACGAATTTGTCTTGGATACCTCGATTGCGCGTTTCGATATAACCGGAAATATTCGGCTTTCAGATTCATTCGGTTTTTCCCAATTAAACCTGAAAGTTTGCCTTGAATTAGAACGCAATTTCGCCTTGGAACGGGAAGATATCGTCGGAATGCTTGCACTTTTAGAAAAGAGTGGAGGAGGCAAATGTCTCCCGATCACTGGAATTTTGCAAAAGCCGGAAATTAAAATTCCGGGTTTAAACGGGGGTCCTCCTGGACCGCCGCCAATCGGCCCGCCCCCGTGA
- the pilM gene encoding pilus assembly protein PilM encodes MFLYEKFLTIDYGTHSIKGALFQRVMGNLTLLKAESMPISRMEEKEYETNIQRFLNTYFPGESSLVLALSLDKLFIREISIPLTTEKAVKEVIPYEVESRVPFPMETVEVLGSIWRIDQEKSDVITYTAHHAEFDTLADPFREGSTVFRGIFVDSVCLGSLIAKHIGKEIPFSNIAQIDIGGKTSLLNITKDGKIVHTRFLSLGGDTLTEEIAKALKIDFEKANSLKTSLQFEPFHPPEDGLNLFAKEYRLKIADVKKAFSVVQEFFDRVAEEARRSFLSVGETERPEAIYISGEGSKIRDLDSFLGERLSLQTRRYDFLSVNPDLYATCYGMAYQLTLPKKSKVDFLETPYVKRLNKNLFDLSAFYPHLILAGVSVALFLSVFFLGIVSDKRKLAAANRILAEKIKSSIGTTVPADADPLEYARKLKDEAKGRTELYRKYLSKPSILDVFYEISTKFPDPGLQAFQFHSLTYDNGHVSIQGRVNEYSEIGIIQRSLENSQMFKKITIEDNRINPGLKTYKVSFTIKMEVASKLGESEL; translated from the coding sequence ATGTTCCTCTACGAAAAATTCCTTACCATCGATTATGGTACTCACTCCATTAAGGGAGCGCTCTTTCAAAGAGTTATGGGGAACCTAACCTTATTGAAAGCGGAATCGATGCCCATTTCGCGAATGGAAGAAAAAGAATATGAAACCAATATACAAAGGTTTTTAAATACTTACTTTCCCGGAGAATCCTCTTTAGTTCTAGCCTTATCATTGGACAAACTTTTCATACGAGAAATTTCAATTCCTTTAACCACCGAAAAAGCGGTTAAGGAAGTGATACCTTATGAGGTCGAAAGTAGGGTTCCGTTTCCGATGGAAACGGTCGAAGTACTAGGTTCAATTTGGAGAATCGATCAAGAAAAATCGGATGTTATTACCTATACGGCGCATCACGCGGAATTCGATACGCTAGCGGATCCATTTAGAGAAGGCTCGACTGTCTTTCGCGGGATTTTTGTGGATTCCGTCTGCCTCGGCTCTTTGATAGCAAAACATATCGGTAAAGAAATACCGTTTTCGAATATTGCACAAATCGATATCGGTGGAAAAACAAGTCTGCTCAATATTACGAAGGACGGGAAAATAGTCCATACGAGATTCCTTTCCCTTGGCGGTGATACGCTTACCGAAGAGATTGCCAAAGCGCTCAAGATCGACTTCGAAAAAGCGAACTCGCTAAAAACCAGTCTGCAATTCGAACCGTTTCACCCTCCGGAAGACGGATTGAATTTATTTGCGAAAGAATACCGATTAAAAATCGCGGACGTAAAAAAAGCATTTTCAGTGGTCCAGGAATTCTTCGATCGAGTTGCGGAAGAGGCACGAAGAAGCTTTCTTTCTGTAGGGGAAACCGAAAGACCGGAAGCAATCTATATTTCGGGAGAAGGGAGTAAAATCCGGGATTTGGATTCGTTTTTAGGAGAGAGATTATCTCTTCAAACTCGTAGATACGATTTTCTATCGGTTAATCCGGATCTTTATGCGACCTGCTACGGAATGGCTTACCAACTTACACTCCCTAAAAAATCGAAAGTGGATTTTTTAGAAACGCCTTACGTAAAACGGTTAAACAAAAATCTCTTCGATTTATCCGCATTTTACCCGCATTTAATCTTAGCAGGAGTTTCCGTAGCTCTCTTTTTGAGCGTTTTTTTTCTGGGCATAGTTTCCGATAAGCGCAAGCTTGCCGCCGCAAATAGAATACTAGCCGAAAAAATAAAGTCCAGCATCGGCACAACGGTTCCCGCGGACGCCGATCCTCTGGAATATGCGAGAAAATTAAAAGATGAAGCAAAGGGTCGAACCGAACTCTATCGTAAGTATTTGTCGAAACCTAGCATCTTAGATGTCTTCTACGAAATTTCTACGAAATTTCCGGATCCCGGATTGCAAGCTTTTCAATTTCATAGTCTTACCTACGACAACGGACACGTTTCAATCCAAGGAAGGGTAAATGAATATTCCGAAATTGGAATAATTCAAAGATCGTTGGAAAACTCTCAGATGTTCAAAAAAATCACGATCGAGGACAACAGGATCAACCCTGGACTCAAAACATATAAAGTCAGTTTCACAATCAAGATGGAGGTGGCCTCTAAGCTCGGCGAGTCCGAACTTTAA
- a CDS encoding type II secretion system minor pseudopilin yields the protein MNLRSYGLRYKGLRFSRRRGAIVILLVAGIGMAAITTTLDFADRSLSEYKISKGEMSGFRALLLAKAGFQGGLGALRKIPEEQLYKSGIGLSPPPVPLGGGFIYYKIQGEDGKINLNSIYNADTKDINLRNQEMAQRLLERLGLKRELLTPLIDWIDDDSQGSTEAPYYQKLIPPRKIKNSYLYSLSELTSVKGFDPRIVYGSHKPPDYDEKYSKDFMSEEEKVLVGEADFVLANNMTAFVPFQRNYDDRINLNAAPYFVLMSLSDFMTRQAAMKILKLKIQKGGYIKDTKDIENLPEFQVPSVGGITLYKELAGEGTDVSGGRIKTKGEVFKITAVGEVPLDSGKQSEGETSSKIAVRRISGIFDLTNNMMLYYRED from the coding sequence ATGAATCTTCGTAGTTACGGTTTAAGATACAAAGGACTTCGATTTTCAAGGAGACGTGGCGCGATCGTAATTTTGCTTGTTGCGGGAATCGGGATGGCGGCAATTACAACTACGCTTGATTTTGCGGATCGTAGTTTGAGCGAATATAAAATATCGAAAGGCGAAATGTCCGGCTTTAGAGCGCTACTCCTGGCCAAAGCAGGTTTCCAAGGCGGACTTGGAGCATTACGAAAAATTCCGGAAGAACAACTATACAAATCCGGAATCGGTCTGAGTCCGCCTCCCGTTCCTCTCGGAGGCGGATTCATCTATTATAAAATTCAAGGAGAAGATGGAAAAATAAATCTGAACTCCATTTATAATGCGGATACGAAAGATATCAATTTGCGAAACCAAGAGATGGCACAGCGTCTTTTAGAACGATTGGGTTTAAAGAGAGAGTTATTAACGCCCTTAATCGATTGGATCGACGACGATTCCCAAGGAAGCACCGAAGCTCCTTACTACCAGAAACTAATCCCCCCGAGAAAAATAAAGAACTCATATTTATATTCGCTTTCCGAGCTCACTTCGGTAAAAGGGTTCGACCCTAGAATCGTTTACGGTTCTCATAAACCTCCCGACTACGACGAAAAGTATTCCAAGGATTTCATGTCAGAAGAAGAGAAAGTCTTAGTGGGAGAAGCGGACTTTGTGCTAGCGAATAATATGACAGCGTTCGTGCCTTTCCAGCGGAATTACGACGACAGAATCAACTTGAATGCCGCACCGTACTTCGTTTTAATGTCCCTATCCGATTTTATGACCCGACAGGCGGCTATGAAAATTCTAAAATTGAAGATTCAAAAAGGCGGCTATATCAAGGACACAAAAGACATAGAAAATCTACCCGAATTTCAGGTTCCATCCGTAGGAGGAATTACTCTTTATAAAGAATTGGCCGGGGAGGGAACCGATGTGTCTGGTGGAAGGATCAAAACTAAGGGAGAGGTCTTCAAGATAACCGCTGTTGGAGAAGTTCCCCTAGATTCGGGGAAACAATCAGAGGGAGAAACCTCGAGTAAAATCGCTGTCCGTAGAATTTCGGGAATTTTCGATCTAACAAACAATATGATGCTTTATTATAGGGAGGATTGA
- a CDS encoding type II secretion system protein GspJ, whose translation MVRTRNLGGQRFFFATKGRFRRGFTLLELSIVAMLLGGLLVMIFGTYTSLLRVSRDNSSAEGADKQQAMLALENIRSTLAMTFFFATEKRLVFVSRRGRKSEDGNKHPRESSNDYFIVFAAAHPNSEETGLPEVREVEYFLKKDEDAPGYLLIRREDQIVDKFPFAGGQEYTLLNGVKSLAFKFSRTGSKWEEEWDSREAKNIPRLIRIELIAKIGTEERRFETLAFPGILYK comes from the coding sequence ATGGTTCGTACAAGGAATTTGGGAGGTCAGCGATTTTTCTTTGCGACGAAGGGACGATTCCGTCGAGGATTCACGTTACTGGAATTATCGATCGTTGCAATGTTACTCGGCGGACTTTTGGTAATGATCTTCGGTACTTACACTTCTCTGCTAAGAGTTTCTAGAGATAACTCCAGCGCAGAAGGCGCGGACAAGCAGCAAGCAATGTTAGCGCTGGAAAATATTAGAAGCACGCTCGCAATGACCTTTTTCTTCGCCACCGAAAAGCGACTCGTATTCGTGAGTAGGCGGGGCCGCAAATCGGAAGACGGAAATAAGCACCCGAGAGAAAGCAGTAACGATTATTTTATCGTATTTGCCGCCGCTCATCCTAACTCGGAAGAGACCGGGTTACCCGAAGTGAGAGAAGTGGAGTATTTCCTAAAGAAAGACGAAGATGCACCGGGATACCTTCTGATTAGACGCGAAGATCAAATCGTGGATAAATTCCCGTTTGCGGGGGGTCAAGAATACACTCTTCTCAACGGCGTTAAAAGTCTTGCATTTAAGTTTTCCCGTACCGGTTCCAAATGGGAAGAAGAATGGGATTCCCGAGAAGCAAAGAATATTCCCAGACTTATTCGCATCGAACTAATCGCGAAAATCGGAACCGAGGAAAGAAGATTCGAGACACTCGCATTTCCGGGGATTTTATACAAATGA
- a CDS encoding type IV pilus modification PilV family protein produces the protein MKTTVPASSKKRNKRRKGKRAGFTLIEITIALLISAGWIAFVLRTVGDGIRLRRLATLQTEAVHLAKIKMAQIDSASILQKDVSSGDIPGYRGFRYSTIVNEEDLDLLKLSGKGGKKPEDLLGGSNSEMNKLISQRTGNNQGSATGGLIKVFHIYVTIEYPTGERNSQGDLKKEKYTVETFKASMN, from the coding sequence ATGAAAACAACGGTACCAGCCAGTTCTAAAAAGCGCAACAAGCGACGTAAAGGAAAAAGGGCGGGCTTTACCTTAATAGAAATCACTATAGCCTTACTGATCTCGGCAGGCTGGATCGCCTTTGTATTAAGAACGGTCGGCGATGGAATTCGCTTAAGAAGATTAGCTACCCTGCAGACCGAGGCGGTTCATTTAGCCAAGATAAAAATGGCGCAAATCGACTCTGCGAGTATATTACAGAAAGACGTTTCTTCCGGAGACATTCCGGGATATCGTGGCTTCCGTTATAGCACAATAGTAAACGAAGAAGATCTGGATCTGCTGAAATTGTCCGGGAAGGGCGGGAAAAAACCCGAAGACCTACTCGGAGGCAGTAATTCCGAAATGAACAAACTCATAAGCCAAAGAACCGGAAACAATCAAGGTTCTGCGACCGGAGGTTTGATCAAAGTTTTCCATATCTATGTCACGATCGAATATCCTACTGGAGAAAGAAACAGCCAGGGCGATCTTAAAAAAGAAAAGTATACTGTCGAAACTTTTAAGGCGTCGATGAACTAA
- a CDS encoding type II secretion system protein, protein MRGRRRSSRSGFTLIEIAIVVFIIGAIMILVLPSVAKMFTPGAQEEAILLHDVVTFCYRRAKLNQRTIFLELNIDEEKYTVIEVERGEEGMKEKPIFQERDLPSSSSIVDIMDARGYRYVKGKLRIPFSPLSIAEDFYIHLGPDPEIKRTLIVRRYGGKSEIRDGEALIPQDELDWYKQNENNGTSQF, encoded by the coding sequence ATGCGAGGAAGGAGGCGGTCAAGCCGATCGGGTTTTACTCTAATCGAGATTGCGATCGTCGTTTTTATTATAGGCGCAATCATGATTTTAGTTCTTCCTTCCGTTGCAAAAATGTTTACTCCCGGAGCCCAGGAAGAGGCCATACTTTTACATGATGTGGTCACTTTTTGTTATCGTCGAGCGAAGCTGAATCAGAGAACGATTTTCTTAGAGCTAAACATAGACGAAGAGAAATATACCGTCATCGAAGTCGAACGAGGAGAAGAAGGGATGAAGGAAAAACCGATCTTTCAGGAACGGGATCTACCGTCTTCCTCCTCCATAGTAGATATAATGGATGCACGAGGATATCGTTATGTGAAGGGTAAGCTTCGGATTCCTTTTTCTCCTCTTTCCATAGCCGAAGATTTTTATATACATCTGGGACCCGACCCGGAAATCAAGAGGACGTTGATAGTTAGGAGATACGGCGGAAAATCCGAAATCAGAGATGGAGAGGCTTTAATTCCTCAAGACGAACTAGATTGGTATAAACAGAATGAAAACAACGGTACCAGCCAGTTCTAA
- a CDS encoding type II secretion system protein GspG, producing MKTGNKRRKGFTLIELAIVVAILGAIMAIIISSINVGDIKDDTASMELRKEGREIQMHLERYAQKYGNYPSEEQGLEALVEKPTTGDVPEDWRPMASNKDIIKDPWGGIYKLKFDEYGEMQIITLGKDKQEGGEGANADFNILKEEDYPAQFKKK from the coding sequence TTGAAAACGGGAAACAAACGCAGAAAGGGATTCACATTGATAGAGTTAGCTATCGTCGTAGCAATCTTAGGCGCGATCATGGCGATTATAATCTCCAGCATTAACGTTGGAGATATAAAGGATGATACGGCGTCGATGGAACTTCGGAAAGAAGGCCGCGAAATTCAAATGCACTTAGAGCGTTATGCTCAAAAATACGGAAATTATCCTAGCGAAGAGCAGGGACTAGAAGCTTTAGTGGAAAAACCTACGACAGGAGACGTTCCTGAAGATTGGCGTCCGATGGCTAGCAATAAGGATATCATTAAAGACCCCTGGGGCGGAATTTATAAACTCAAATTCGACGAATACGGCGAAATGCAAATCATCACGTTAGGTAAAGATAAACAGGAAGGCGGAGAAGGCGCGAACGCCGATTTCAATATATTGAAAGAGGAAGATTATCCGGCTCAGTTTAAGAAAAAGTAA
- a CDS encoding type II secretion system F family protein, which translates to MALYTYIAFNRKGKEEKGIIDAPNIQSARTKLKSKGLYVRLISEDTERKDRELFPFLANLLYRVPRKVIGMFCRQLGTLVGAGIPLDKSLANIVEQTDHEVFRKVVVAMQADITEGSSLSDAMKKHPQIFPNQYPSLVSVGERTGDYETALIRLAEMEEKNQELKSKVTTSLVYPIIIFVLLFAVVIFLLTTVVPQIEQLFIQFDAPLPLITKIVIGSSRIVTDWWFLLFPLLIITISGFLYYKSTPDGKLAWERFILKIPIISGLSKKVLISNFARNLGILLTNRVPLIISLQIVEQIVDHTIFGEEIRNAASRIREGEKLSSSFLSSEILPQMVLGMMSAGEVSDRVPEMMNKLAEIYDSEVDNSLKAMTQAIEPLMLVFMGFAIGIIMASIIVPMFSLTQNLKGI; encoded by the coding sequence ATGGCTCTATACACGTACATAGCCTTCAACCGAAAAGGGAAGGAAGAAAAAGGAATTATAGACGCTCCTAATATTCAATCTGCTAGAACCAAATTGAAATCGAAAGGGCTTTATGTTCGACTCATTTCGGAAGATACGGAACGAAAAGACAGGGAACTTTTTCCTTTCTTAGCGAACCTACTATATCGAGTTCCGAGAAAAGTAATCGGAATGTTCTGTCGCCAATTAGGAACGTTAGTGGGCGCAGGAATTCCTTTGGATAAGTCCCTAGCCAATATCGTTGAACAAACGGATCACGAAGTCTTTCGGAAAGTCGTTGTAGCGATGCAGGCAGATATTACCGAAGGAAGTTCGCTCTCCGACGCGATGAAAAAACATCCGCAGATTTTTCCGAACCAATATCCTTCCCTAGTTTCCGTGGGGGAACGCACGGGAGATTACGAAACAGCTCTAATTCGATTGGCGGAAATGGAGGAAAAAAACCAGGAGTTAAAATCAAAAGTGACGACCTCGCTGGTTTATCCGATTATCATTTTCGTTCTGTTATTCGCAGTCGTAATCTTTCTTTTAACAACTGTCGTCCCGCAAATCGAACAATTATTCATCCAATTCGATGCTCCCTTACCATTGATCACAAAGATCGTAATCGGAAGTTCCAGGATTGTAACGGATTGGTGGTTTCTACTCTTTCCTTTACTGATCATAACTATTTCGGGATTTCTATATTATAAGAGTACTCCCGATGGAAAATTGGCATGGGAAAGATTTATTCTTAAAATTCCCATCATTAGCGGTCTTTCTAAGAAAGTATTGATTTCTAATTTCGCAAGAAACTTAGGAATCCTTCTGACCAATAGGGTTCCGTTAATAATTTCTCTACAAATCGTAGAGCAGATCGTAGACCATACTATTTTCGGAGAAGAAATTCGAAACGCGGCCTCCAGAATCCGGGAAGGAGAAAAACTATCCTCCTCATTTTTAAGCTCGGAAATTCTTCCTCAGATGGTATTGGGAATGATGTCTGCCGGAGAAGTTTCCGACAGAGTTCCGGAAATGATGAATAAGTTGGCGGAAATATACGATTCAGAAGTGGATAACTCTTTGAAAGCGATGACTCAGGCAATCGAGCCACTAATGCTCGTATTTATGGGTTTTGCGATAGGTATTATTATGGCTTCGATTATAGTTCCAATGTTCAGCTTGACCCAGAACTTGAAGGGCATATAA
- the gspE gene encoding type II secretion system ATPase GspE, with amino-acid sequence MKTLGDILVEEGIISSKDLEDSLKLQKKNNLPLGHILQKKGIAGEVDVLRAMARLYRMEFQEKLEFKGMEEIYQRIPLKLIQKSRLVPFEVSRKTVKVAISDPSDLHPMDDVRFSLRDYKVEFILAPEPEIMRIIHSQFDTTSAAAKDLLNEMEGSFSELAEGFDNETIDLSDDAPIIKMVNVILSQAVNERASDIHIEPYEKSLVVRYRIDGILHNVLTPPKSYHAGITSRIKIMSNLNIAENRLPQDGRIKLRLAGKDVDIRVSTIPCQFGERIVMRLLNKTDQKYSLETMGFYPDLLKELRKLIYQPHGIILVTGPTGSGKSTTLYSALTELNTEERNIITCEDPVEYQIEGVSQMQMQDKIGLTFATGLRAILRQDPDVIMVGEIRDEETARIAIQASLTGHLVFSTLHTNDAASAATRLVDMGIEPYLITSTVLGFLAQRLVRTICPKCKTTYKPTPVELEALGIARKALKNGHLHKGEGCHNCMGTGFKGRTGIYEFLVINNTIKDAILAGLDTTKINDIAIQNGFFTMREYGIRKVLDGVTTPDEVLRVT; translated from the coding sequence GTGAAAACTCTAGGCGATATACTCGTCGAAGAGGGAATCATCTCCTCGAAAGACCTGGAGGATTCCCTTAAACTCCAGAAAAAAAACAATCTCCCGTTAGGGCATATCCTTCAAAAGAAAGGGATTGCCGGAGAAGTGGACGTACTACGAGCGATGGCCCGCTTGTACAGAATGGAATTCCAAGAAAAATTGGAATTCAAAGGCATGGAGGAAATTTATCAAAGAATTCCTCTTAAACTAATCCAAAAAAGTCGGTTAGTACCTTTCGAAGTTTCTAGAAAGACCGTAAAAGTGGCGATTTCGGATCCTAGCGACTTGCATCCGATGGACGATGTTCGCTTCAGTCTCAGGGATTATAAAGTAGAGTTCATTCTCGCTCCCGAGCCGGAAATTATGAGAATCATTCATTCTCAATTCGATACGACTTCGGCGGCGGCAAAAGATCTTCTCAACGAAATGGAGGGAAGCTTTTCCGAACTAGCCGAAGGATTTGATAACGAAACGATCGACTTATCCGATGACGCGCCGATCATTAAGATGGTCAACGTGATCCTTTCCCAAGCAGTGAACGAAAGGGCATCGGATATTCACATCGAACCGTATGAAAAAAGTTTAGTAGTCCGGTACCGAATCGACGGTATTTTGCATAACGTATTAACTCCTCCCAAGTCCTATCACGCCGGGATCACGTCTCGTATCAAGATCATGTCCAACTTGAATATCGCTGAGAACCGCCTCCCTCAGGACGGAAGGATCAAACTTAGGTTGGCCGGAAAAGACGTCGATATTCGGGTCTCTACTATTCCGTGTCAATTCGGAGAGCGAATCGTAATGCGTCTTTTAAACAAGACGGATCAAAAATATTCTTTGGAAACCATGGGATTTTATCCGGATTTATTAAAGGAACTCCGGAAACTTATATACCAACCCCACGGAATTATCTTAGTAACCGGACCTACCGGTTCCGGAAAATCCACGACCCTGTATTCCGCATTAACTGAATTAAATACGGAAGAGCGTAACATCATCACCTGCGAGGACCCCGTCGAATATCAGATCGAAGGAGTTTCTCAAATGCAAATGCAGGATAAGATCGGACTGACTTTTGCGACAGGTCTAAGAGCAATACTCCGACAAGACCCTGATGTCATAATGGTGGGGGAGATCCGGGATGAGGAAACGGCTAGAATCGCGATCCAAGCCTCTTTAACCGGTCACTTAGTGTTCTCCACACTCCACACGAACGACGCCGCATCGGCTGCTACTCGTCTGGTAGATATGGGAATCGAGCCGTATCTAATCACATCGACGGTCTTGGGATTCCTAGCTCAGCGACTCGTTAGAACGATTTGTCCAAAATGTAAAACGACCTATAAGCCGACGCCCGTGGAACTGGAAGCGCTCGGAATTGCGCGAAAAGCGCTAAAGAACGGACACCTTCACAAAGGGGAAGGCTGTCACAATTGTATGGGAACCGGTTTCAAAGGAAGAACCGGCATCTATGAATTTTTAGTGATTAATAATACGATTAAAGACGCCATTTTAGCCGGACTCGATACCACGAAGATAAACGACATAGCGATCCAGAACGGTTTTTTTACGATGCGAGAGTACGGAATTCGTAAGGTTTTGGACGGAGTGACAACTCCGGACGAAGTTCTCCGGGTAACCTGA